The following are encoded together in the Aciduricibacillus chroicocephali genome:
- a CDS encoding staygreen family protein, translated as MSKFNSEKLFTEYRDGVTASRPIIPRKYTLTHSDYTGELFLTIGTEIAWEQVNPDMRDEVIGEWKAKGNCLHYNVFLYIDQGEHDLNTATTRNEIFRRELPLALTAIQYGDRALFDCYSELNHAPIIVYFLSNYPQFARRENWGSFSLYSNKQ; from the coding sequence TTGAGTAAGTTCAATTCTGAGAAGCTTTTTACTGAGTACAGAGATGGTGTAACAGCCTCGAGACCAATTATTCCAAGAAAGTACACACTAACGCACTCAGATTATACTGGAGAATTATTCTTAACAATCGGAACTGAAATTGCGTGGGAACAGGTTAACCCTGACATGAGAGACGAAGTCATAGGTGAATGGAAGGCCAAAGGAAATTGTTTACACTACAACGTATTTCTATATATAGATCAAGGAGAGCATGACCTAAACACAGCTACAACGCGAAATGAAATTTTCCGACGCGAATTGCCACTTGCCTTAACGGCTATTCAATACGGTGACAGAGCTTTATTCGACTGTTATTCAGAATTAAATCACGCACCAATAATCGTATACTTTTTATCCAATTACCCTCAGTTTGCCAGGCGAGAGAATTGGGGCAGTTTTAGTCTGTACTCAAACAAGCAATAA
- a CDS encoding cache domain-containing sensor histidine kinase, translated as MKHHLREKFRKLRIQITFHYLLASLLALVPMAVILYLSMSSIVLGDTKSNMKTAVNRSGMYIDLYIDRLTAVSRLLAENPQLERYFSGQARPQSLKRDIRETINTTLASDRFIKSVVMVSKDGEVISNEKGLIMSKSANMMEETWYRKAIAKGGQPFLTSARMQGFTMDRDAWVISISREIQDTKGDNIGVLLIDLDYQVIEDYLSNLNLGEKGFSFILNGQSEVVYHKNPAYFQDEQKQQELKGIVADQLGYDKKENTLTYTYHLKNAEWELVSVSSQDSLIAVKRQLIEIFVLVGLVLLGLSVLSVWLFARRVTAPFQRLEQAMQAVQTGLSEVAVDEKGCYEAESLARHFNSMMQRIDGLMQEIRKNEKYLRKAEINVLHSQINPHFLYNTLDTIIWMAEFGDHEKVIDLTKALAAFFRLSLSGGSEWTTIEHELEHVRHYLFIQKERYSDKLQYEIHCDDKLREVGIPKLILQPIVENALYHGIRPLPHKGLIKVAASLHDDNIVLSVEDNGKGFNMDALEHVRSHEGVKLGGIGIANVDERIRLYYGDGYGISIQSGALEGTTVTIKLPKRVNGN; from the coding sequence ATGAAGCACCATTTGAGGGAGAAATTCAGGAAACTGCGCATACAAATCACCTTTCACTATTTGCTTGCCAGCCTGCTTGCGCTCGTACCAATGGCGGTAATTCTCTATTTGAGCATGTCTTCGATTGTGCTGGGTGATACCAAATCTAACATGAAGACGGCAGTCAATAGAAGTGGTATGTACATCGATCTTTATATTGATCGGCTGACAGCTGTTTCGCGCTTGCTTGCCGAGAATCCACAGCTTGAGCGCTATTTCTCAGGACAAGCTCGGCCACAGAGTTTGAAAAGGGATATTCGAGAAACGATTAATACAACGCTTGCCTCCGACCGCTTCATCAAGTCTGTTGTCATGGTCAGCAAGGATGGCGAGGTCATCTCTAATGAGAAGGGTCTGATCATGAGCAAGTCGGCGAATATGATGGAAGAAACATGGTACCGGAAGGCAATTGCAAAGGGCGGCCAGCCTTTTCTGACTTCTGCCAGGATGCAAGGCTTTACAATGGACCGGGATGCTTGGGTCATCTCAATAAGCCGAGAAATTCAGGATACAAAGGGCGACAATATCGGAGTGCTGCTCATTGACTTGGATTACCAAGTTATCGAGGACTATTTGTCCAATCTGAACCTTGGGGAAAAAGGATTTTCCTTTATTTTAAACGGCCAGTCGGAAGTCGTTTACCATAAGAACCCGGCCTATTTCCAGGATGAGCAGAAACAACAGGAGCTAAAGGGGATTGTTGCTGACCAATTAGGATACGACAAGAAAGAGAACACCCTGACATATACGTATCATTTAAAAAATGCTGAATGGGAGCTCGTCAGCGTATCCTCCCAAGACAGTCTAATTGCGGTAAAAAGGCAATTGATCGAAATTTTCGTCTTGGTCGGTCTTGTTCTGCTCGGACTTTCAGTGTTGAGTGTCTGGCTGTTTGCACGGCGGGTTACCGCACCGTTCCAGCGGCTTGAACAGGCAATGCAAGCGGTGCAAACTGGTTTATCCGAAGTTGCAGTTGATGAGAAGGGTTGTTATGAGGCGGAGAGTCTGGCAAGGCATTTTAACAGCATGATGCAACGGATTGACGGACTAATGCAGGAGATAAGGAAAAATGAAAAGTATCTACGTAAAGCCGAGATCAATGTGCTGCACAGTCAGATTAACCCGCACTTCCTTTATAATACGCTGGATACGATTATTTGGATGGCGGAGTTTGGAGATCATGAGAAAGTGATCGACCTGACAAAAGCACTGGCTGCATTCTTCCGCCTTTCCTTAAGTGGCGGCAGTGAATGGACAACAATTGAGCATGAACTGGAACACGTCCGTCATTATTTGTTCATTCAAAAAGAGCGATACAGCGATAAGTTGCAATATGAAATTCATTGCGATGACAAACTGAGAGAGGTGGGAATCCCGAAACTGATTCTCCAACCAATCGTAGAAAATGCGCTTTACCATGGTATTCGCCCCCTCCCGCATAAAGGGCTGATTAAGGTAGCGGCTTCTCTGCATGATGATAATATTGTTCTGTCAGTCGAAGACAACGGTAAGGGTTTCAATATGGACGCATTGGAGCATGTACGTAGCCATGAAGGTGTTAAACTTGGCGGCATAGGTATTGCGAATGTAGATGAACGTATCCGCCTGTATTATGGTGATGGCTATGGGATAAGCATTCAGTCCGGCGCGCTGGAAGGGACAACAGTGACAATCAAGCTGCCCAAACGGGTGAACGGAAACTGA
- a CDS encoding response regulator transcription factor — protein MYTLLVVDDEPLLIRGIRAFIDFDALLISDLYVASDGEEALELFKTYRPDIVLADINMPKMNGLDFTARAKELKPDVKIAMITGYDYFDYALTALKLGVDDYILKPVSKTDIQEILSKLTARVQEAKRAHEVSRLVGGLIPEAGGAVEASNYKRQIQQEINAHIGDMDFSLSYLANALSLSPSYLSSLFKTLYGTTFQQYMITARLDRAKILLLSTDMKIYEIAAAVGFEDPNYFSAAFKKQFGTSPNRYKEQSKK, from the coding sequence ATGTATACATTGCTTGTGGTCGATGATGAACCGCTTCTCATTCGTGGGATTCGCGCGTTTATCGACTTTGATGCTCTCTTAATTTCCGACCTGTATGTAGCATCGGACGGAGAGGAAGCACTTGAATTGTTTAAAACATACCGGCCGGACATTGTGCTCGCCGACATCAATATGCCGAAAATGAATGGCCTGGATTTTACTGCGCGTGCCAAGGAACTGAAGCCAGATGTCAAAATTGCGATGATTACAGGTTATGATTACTTCGACTATGCCCTGACTGCACTTAAGCTAGGTGTGGATGATTATATTTTGAAGCCTGTATCAAAGACGGATATTCAGGAGATTTTGAGCAAGCTTACAGCGAGGGTGCAGGAGGCGAAGCGTGCTCATGAAGTGTCACGGCTGGTGGGTGGCCTGATTCCAGAAGCAGGGGGCGCAGTGGAAGCTTCCAATTACAAAAGACAGATTCAGCAGGAAATCAACGCCCATATCGGGGACATGGATTTTTCACTCTCCTATTTGGCAAACGCCTTGTCTCTCAGCCCGTCCTATTTGAGTTCTTTGTTTAAGACATTGTACGGCACTACGTTTCAACAATATATGATCACGGCGAGGCTGGATCGGGCGAAGATTCTTCTGCTCAGCACCGATATGAAGATATATGAAATTGCAGCTGCAGTCGGCTTTGAGGACCCGAATTATTTCAGTGCAGCTTTTAAGAAGCAGTTTGGTACCTCACCGAATCGGTATAAGGAGCAATCCAAGAAATGA
- the msrB gene encoding peptide-methionine (R)-S-oxide reductase MsrB: MKIKYLWGLFGLVLMLAGCSLGTASQNPESGTGETAASSKYPDNPNKGLDFNEDKLKDIYFAGGCFWGVEAYMARVYGVADVTSGYANGDTRNPTYEQVVTGDTGYAETVHVKYDPERVSLKELLKRYFTIVDPTSLNKQGNDVGTQYRSGIYYTDPKEKKVIEEALAKEQKRYDDKIVTEVELLKNYTLAEEYHQDYLEKNPDGYCHVSFDSLKDQDVPSQIDPKDYKKPTDAELKKKLSKAQYEVTQTGDTELAFDNKYWDFFEDGIYVDVATGEPLFSSRDKYDSQCGWPSFTKPIEPDVVVEKKDTSFNMVRTEVRSRVGDSHLGHVFDDGPQDKGGLRYCINSAAIDFVPLDQMDEKGYGHLKGFVK, encoded by the coding sequence ATGAAAATAAAGTATCTATGGGGTTTGTTTGGACTTGTTCTAATGCTAGCTGGCTGTTCACTTGGCACTGCGAGCCAAAATCCCGAAAGCGGAACAGGTGAAACTGCAGCCTCTTCTAAATATCCGGATAACCCGAACAAGGGCCTCGATTTTAACGAAGATAAACTCAAGGATATTTACTTTGCCGGTGGTTGCTTCTGGGGTGTCGAGGCTTATATGGCAAGGGTTTACGGAGTGGCAGATGTGACGTCTGGCTATGCGAATGGAGATACAAGGAATCCGACCTACGAACAAGTAGTGACCGGGGATACGGGCTATGCTGAAACAGTGCATGTAAAATATGATCCGGAACGAGTCTCCTTAAAGGAGCTGCTTAAACGCTATTTCACAATTGTTGATCCGACTTCTTTGAACAAGCAGGGCAATGATGTCGGGACACAATATCGCTCCGGCATTTATTATACAGATCCAAAGGAAAAGAAAGTTATTGAGGAAGCATTGGCAAAAGAACAGAAGCGCTACGATGATAAGATTGTTACAGAGGTAGAACTGCTGAAGAACTATACGCTGGCAGAAGAATATCATCAGGACTACTTGGAAAAAAATCCGGATGGCTACTGCCATGTGTCGTTCGATTCGTTGAAAGACCAAGATGTTCCTTCACAGATAGACCCTAAAGATTATAAAAAGCCAACTGATGCAGAGTTGAAAAAGAAACTATCCAAGGCGCAATACGAAGTGACACAGACCGGAGATACGGAACTCGCTTTTGACAATAAATACTGGGACTTCTTTGAAGACGGTATCTATGTCGATGTAGCAACTGGGGAGCCGCTTTTCTCCAGTCGCGACAAGTATGACTCCCAATGCGGTTGGCCAAGTTTTACAAAACCAATTGAGCCGGACGTCGTTGTCGAGAAGAAGGATACTAGCTTCAACATGGTGCGCACAGAAGTGAGAAGTCGTGTCGGTGACAGTCATCTTGGGCATGTGTTTGATGATGGACCGCAAGACAAGGGTGGTTTGCGCTACTGCATCAACAGTGCAGCAATTGATTTTGTTCCGCTTGATCAGATGGATGAAAAAGGCTACGGACACCTGAAGGGTTTCGTAAAATAA
- a CDS encoding redoxin family protein, whose amino-acid sequence MLKKLLILLAVAVVLGACSQTTDAGKEDSLFVLEDMNGKTVNLADYKGKKVYLKFWASWCPICLSGLDDVNKLAGEDTDFKVLTIVAPDYNNEKDKEAFKKWFKGVDNTDNLPVLFDEGGAVVKKFKVRGYPTSAFINEKGELVKTQPGHLSNEQIKKEMDQLN is encoded by the coding sequence ATGTTGAAGAAACTGCTTATCTTGCTGGCTGTTGCTGTTGTACTTGGAGCTTGTTCACAAACTACTGATGCTGGCAAAGAAGATTCACTATTTGTCTTGGAAGATATGAACGGCAAGACAGTGAATCTGGCTGACTACAAAGGCAAGAAAGTGTATCTGAAGTTCTGGGCGTCCTGGTGCCCGATCTGTTTGTCAGGGCTTGATGATGTGAACAAGCTTGCCGGGGAAGATACGGATTTTAAAGTGCTCACTATTGTTGCGCCGGATTACAACAATGAGAAGGATAAGGAAGCGTTTAAGAAGTGGTTCAAAGGCGTGGACAATACAGACAATCTTCCAGTGCTCTTTGACGAAGGCGGGGCGGTTGTTAAGAAATTCAAGGTACGCGGCTATCCGACCTCTGCTTTCATTAATGAAAAAGGAGAGTTGGTGAAAACCCAGCCAGGCCATTTGTCTAATGAGCAAATTAAAAAGGAAATGGATCAGTTAAACTAA
- a CDS encoding cytochrome c biogenesis CcdA family protein produces MIGDPLVLSSVLIAGVLSFLSPCILPLLPVYVSVLSSGSETATGGRQLTIGKVTINLWLIFKTVIFVFGLSTSFVLLGFGAGALGSLINTDGFLIVCGIVVILLGLHQTGLVSIPFLERENKLSLKRSGKRDLIGTYLLGFTFSFGWTPCIGPILGAVLGLSASEGQAAYGAFLMLVYALGMLIPFLLLAVFSDVLLRQTKKLNRHLRTIRITGGVIIVIMGIFLMTNQLNFFTTLIPQ; encoded by the coding sequence ATGATTGGAGATCCGCTGGTACTAAGCTCGGTACTTATAGCCGGGGTACTCTCATTCCTCAGTCCGTGTATTTTGCCGTTGTTGCCTGTGTATGTGTCAGTTCTTTCCTCTGGAAGTGAAACAGCTACAGGAGGACGACAGCTGACAATTGGCAAGGTGACGATCAATCTTTGGCTCATTTTTAAAACGGTAATCTTCGTCTTTGGGCTCTCGACAAGTTTTGTCCTGCTTGGATTCGGTGCCGGAGCGCTTGGCAGCTTGATCAATACGGACGGATTTCTCATTGTTTGCGGCATTGTAGTTATTTTACTCGGTTTGCATCAGACTGGGTTGGTCAGTATCCCTTTTCTCGAGCGGGAGAATAAGCTCAGCTTGAAGCGGAGCGGCAAGCGGGATCTTATTGGTACGTACTTGCTCGGGTTCACTTTCAGTTTCGGCTGGACACCGTGCATTGGGCCGATTCTTGGTGCGGTGCTTGGGCTGTCTGCGAGTGAAGGACAGGCGGCATATGGTGCATTTCTCATGCTTGTGTATGCGCTGGGCATGCTGATTCCGTTTCTATTGCTTGCGGTATTCTCGGATGTGCTGCTACGGCAAACGAAGAAGCTCAACCGTCATTTGCGAACGATCCGAATTACAGGTGGCGTAATCATTGTAATCATGGGGATTTTCCTCATGACGAATCAGTTGAATTTCTTTACGACTCTTATTCCTCAATAA
- a CDS encoding methyl-accepting chemotaxis protein, with the protein MGFSLNKRKELRNIKSNSDSVKTKPRSLAVTSSLVLSALIITVIGLMISLSIRDQREAYFQQFEEYGKAFKAITQQKEPLVAEATEAILEHKPFKGEAFEELPRTLNAMKSNRLVKDVYLLTPDIFRENGKAYLYNSEQAREPGERIEVLGSLYELDSVFLQGYEEAMRNGSSLTDVYTDEGGTFISYLSPIEDVNGKPVALFGVDFDYGIVKKELQRILWTNIAMGLLFVALLIGFVAFILRKMLRPLVRLAEVSEQASQGDLTVEIPVLSGNEIGQAAGSFNQMVSGLRDLTHNIKKSSGDVAASSSQLQESAAQTEAATQEITEAIQNIAGGLDEQLRHTKDSQHSMKEMTTGIYRIADASSVVSELASVTADSANAGMKDMETTVTQMSIIEQNLKTSVEAIHGLKHLSDEVSEMAALISNIANQTNLLALNASIEASRAGEHGKGFAVVAKEIGKLAEQSKTSSEKITDTLQGISAYTSDTVVALDQSMTEAQTGTQIANKAGHTFRAIVESVRDVSEQIEEVSAASEQLSAGSELVANALAVLEEITDASSGDAAHVAASSEEQLAAMQEVASFAAMLHGLADELNQSVDRFRVE; encoded by the coding sequence ATGGGTTTTTCCTTAAATAAACGAAAAGAATTACGAAATATTAAGAGCAACAGTGACTCTGTAAAAACAAAGCCTAGGAGTTTGGCAGTTACGAGTTCACTTGTTCTCTCAGCCCTCATTATTACGGTAATCGGTTTGATGATTTCCCTGTCCATTCGTGATCAACGAGAGGCATATTTCCAGCAATTTGAAGAGTATGGGAAGGCTTTCAAAGCCATCACTCAGCAAAAAGAACCGCTTGTTGCTGAGGCAACGGAGGCAATCCTTGAGCATAAGCCATTTAAAGGAGAAGCATTCGAGGAACTTCCGCGTACTCTAAATGCCATGAAATCCAATCGATTGGTAAAGGATGTCTATTTATTAACGCCGGACATTTTTAGAGAAAATGGCAAAGCCTACTTGTATAATTCAGAGCAAGCTCGGGAGCCAGGTGAGAGGATTGAAGTTTTAGGATCGTTATACGAATTGGACTCGGTATTTCTTCAAGGTTACGAAGAAGCCATGAGAAACGGTAGTTCCTTGACTGATGTTTATACGGATGAAGGTGGGACGTTCATCTCATATTTGTCGCCGATCGAGGACGTGAACGGCAAACCGGTTGCGTTGTTTGGAGTCGATTTTGATTATGGGATTGTCAAAAAGGAACTTCAACGAATTCTTTGGACGAATATCGCGATGGGTCTATTGTTTGTTGCACTGTTAATCGGTTTCGTAGCATTTATTCTTCGCAAAATGCTGCGTCCGCTTGTCCGTTTAGCGGAAGTATCTGAACAAGCCTCACAAGGTGACTTGACCGTGGAAATCCCTGTACTGAGCGGGAATGAGATTGGACAGGCGGCAGGCTCGTTTAATCAGATGGTCAGTGGACTTCGGGATTTGACCCACAACATAAAGAAATCTTCCGGTGATGTTGCGGCGTCATCTTCTCAATTGCAAGAGAGCGCTGCTCAGACTGAAGCAGCTACACAGGAAATCACAGAAGCTATTCAAAACATTGCTGGAGGACTCGATGAACAACTGCGTCATACGAAGGATTCTCAGCACTCCATGAAGGAAATGACAACAGGTATTTACCGAATTGCAGACGCGTCTTCTGTCGTTTCAGAACTGGCTTCAGTTACAGCTGATAGTGCAAACGCCGGAATGAAGGACATGGAAACGACTGTTACGCAAATGAGTATCATTGAACAAAACTTGAAAACATCGGTGGAAGCTATCCATGGACTGAAGCATTTGAGCGACGAAGTCAGTGAAATGGCAGCCCTCATCAGCAACATTGCGAATCAGACGAATTTGCTTGCACTCAACGCATCGATCGAAGCATCGCGGGCAGGTGAGCATGGTAAAGGTTTTGCTGTGGTGGCAAAAGAAATTGGCAAACTTGCTGAACAGTCGAAAACGTCTTCAGAGAAGATAACAGACACACTTCAAGGTATCAGTGCATACACGAGTGATACCGTCGTTGCTCTGGATCAGTCCATGACAGAAGCCCAGACGGGTACCCAGATTGCCAATAAAGCAGGGCATACATTCCGTGCAATCGTAGAATCTGTTCGGGATGTGTCAGAGCAGATTGAGGAAGTTTCTGCTGCCTCAGAACAGCTTTCAGCAGGAAGTGAGTTGGTAGCGAACGCGCTTGCCGTCTTGGAGGAAATTACAGATGCATCTTCGGGTGACGCTGCTCATGTCGCAGCCTCGTCAGAAGAGCAGCTTGCAGCCATGCAAGAGGTAGCCAGCTTCGCAGCAATGCTCCATGGACTGGCAGATGAACTAAATCAGAGTGTTGACCGTTTCCGTGTAGAGTAG
- a CDS encoding arylsulfotransferase family protein: MNTRTRRSGLIYADQDKAYQSLISFSALDGKTHLINMEGQQVHQWDYQGLPGDVIDPNLIGGKRGHVLVQYEMIEELVFGIYGNRIVAEVDWNGDPVWKWGEQAPSGAARQNHDWQRLANGNTLLLITKPRVVPLLGDVEVGDQGIYEVNPAGEIVWSWLAGDHIEEFGFSEEGLNDLRQSLKRKDQDPWGYLELNTSQILGPNKWYDGRNEVFHPDNIIISSRKGNFVAIIEKKSGNIVWRIGPYSSVDSNPYYRLLNREVPRPLDQTSGQHKPHLIPEGLPGAGNLILLDNQGGAGYPPVSLATYAGSRVLEINPVTKEIVWQYTAEDSGDPVWSFHTSFVGNVQRLPNGNTLINEGMNGRIFQITASGEIVWEYINPYPGFTSAGTNTIENPMVYRAQAVPFDWVPEI; this comes from the coding sequence ATGAACACTAGAACTCGTCGTTCAGGACTGATTTATGCGGATCAGGATAAGGCTTACCAATCTTTGATAAGCTTTAGTGCACTTGATGGAAAGACTCATTTAATTAATATGGAAGGTCAGCAAGTACATCAGTGGGATTATCAAGGGCTGCCTGGTGATGTCATTGATCCGAATTTGATTGGTGGTAAGCGTGGTCATGTCTTGGTTCAATACGAAATGATCGAAGAGTTGGTTTTTGGCATTTACGGTAACAGGATTGTGGCTGAGGTTGACTGGAATGGTGACCCCGTTTGGAAGTGGGGAGAGCAAGCTCCAAGTGGTGCAGCAAGACAAAATCATGACTGGCAGCGTCTAGCTAATGGCAATACTTTGTTATTGATTACGAAGCCTCGTGTTGTCCCGCTATTGGGTGATGTAGAGGTGGGTGACCAAGGCATCTATGAAGTTAATCCAGCTGGAGAGATTGTATGGAGTTGGCTTGCAGGCGATCATATCGAAGAGTTTGGGTTTTCGGAAGAAGGGTTGAATGATTTGCGCCAATCCTTAAAAAGAAAAGATCAAGATCCATGGGGCTACCTTGAATTGAATACTTCGCAGATATTAGGTCCAAACAAGTGGTATGACGGTAGGAATGAGGTATTCCACCCGGACAATATCATCATTAGCTCAAGAAAAGGTAATTTTGTTGCGATTATTGAGAAGAAAAGTGGAAATATTGTGTGGCGAATCGGGCCTTATAGCAGTGTTGATTCGAATCCTTATTATCGATTACTGAACAGAGAAGTTCCGCGTCCACTCGATCAAACTTCTGGTCAGCATAAACCGCACTTAATCCCTGAAGGTCTTCCTGGAGCAGGAAATTTAATTCTATTAGATAATCAGGGAGGGGCCGGTTACCCGCCAGTTTCGCTTGCTACATATGCTGGTTCAAGAGTTCTTGAGATTAATCCAGTAACGAAAGAAATTGTATGGCAATACACTGCTGAAGATTCAGGCGATCCGGTCTGGTCATTCCATACATCATTCGTTGGAAACGTGCAGAGATTGCCAAATGGCAACACTTTGATCAATGAAGGGATGAATGGGCGCATCTTCCAGATTACCGCTTCTGGCGAAATCGTGTGGGAATATATTAATCCTTATCCTGGTTTCACCTCGGCAGGGACGAATACGATTGAAAACCCAATGGTATACCGAGCTCAAGCTGTACCTTTTGATTGGGTTCCTGAGATATAA
- a CDS encoding DEAD/DEAH box helicase, producing MNRLSFADYHVSDEIKRALAVLKYETPTEVQREVIPLALEDQDLVVKAQTGSGKTASFGIPVTEKVEWEEKKPQALILTPTRELAVQVREDITNIGRFKRIKAVALYGKEPFAKQKEELKQKTHVVVGTPGRVMDHIERETLALDQIKYLIIDEADEMLNKGFIDEVEAIIKKLPSNRVSMVFSATLPKDVENLCHEYMKEPVHIEIESTGVTANTIEHFLIEVREDEKLSLLQDVTVVENPDSCLIFCRTKEHVEDVYSELKEAGYACERLHGGLEQDDRFGVMEGFKLGKFRYLVATDVAARGIDIDNVTLVINYDVPMEKESYVHRTGRTGRAGNKGKAITFMTPYEEKFIKAIERYIGFEIPVIGAPNQKEVAGGKAAFEEKLSSKRIVKNNKTARINQDILKLHFNGGKKKKLRAVDFVGTIAKIPGVTAEDIGIITIHDQMSYVDILNGKGSLVLQAMENTTIKGKKLKVSKAIK from the coding sequence ATGAATAGATTAAGTTTCGCGGATTACCATGTAAGCGATGAAATAAAAAGAGCACTAGCTGTATTAAAATACGAAACTCCAACAGAAGTTCAGCGAGAAGTCATTCCACTAGCATTGGAAGATCAAGACCTCGTCGTAAAAGCTCAAACAGGAAGCGGCAAGACGGCCTCGTTTGGTATCCCTGTTACCGAAAAGGTTGAATGGGAAGAAAAGAAGCCACAGGCGTTAATTCTTACCCCTACTAGAGAGCTGGCTGTTCAAGTCCGCGAAGATATTACCAATATCGGAAGGTTTAAACGCATTAAAGCAGTCGCGCTCTACGGAAAAGAACCTTTTGCGAAACAAAAAGAAGAATTGAAACAAAAAACACATGTAGTTGTTGGTACACCTGGACGGGTCATGGACCATATTGAAAGAGAAACCCTCGCTTTAGATCAAATCAAGTACCTGATCATCGATGAAGCTGATGAAATGCTGAATAAAGGTTTCATTGATGAAGTAGAAGCGATTATTAAAAAGCTGCCTTCAAATCGCGTCAGCATGGTCTTTTCTGCTACCTTGCCCAAAGATGTTGAAAACCTTTGCCATGAGTATATGAAAGAACCGGTTCATATTGAAATTGAGTCAACTGGAGTAACGGCCAATACAATTGAACATTTCCTAATTGAAGTGAGAGAAGATGAAAAGCTTTCACTCCTCCAGGACGTCACAGTTGTAGAAAATCCAGATAGCTGTCTCATTTTCTGCAGAACAAAGGAACACGTTGAAGATGTGTATAGTGAATTGAAGGAAGCTGGATATGCTTGTGAACGACTTCATGGAGGACTGGAACAAGATGATCGATTTGGAGTCATGGAAGGTTTCAAACTGGGGAAATTCCGCTATCTCGTGGCCACCGATGTAGCTGCCAGAGGCATTGATATTGACAATGTAACACTTGTCATCAACTATGACGTTCCTATGGAAAAGGAAAGCTACGTACACCGAACCGGCAGAACCGGCCGTGCTGGAAATAAAGGAAAAGCCATTACATTTATGACACCGTATGAAGAAAAGTTTATAAAAGCAATTGAAAGATACATCGGCTTTGAAATACCAGTTATAGGAGCTCCTAATCAGAAGGAAGTAGCTGGTGGAAAAGCTGCTTTTGAAGAAAAACTGAGCAGCAAACGAATTGTAAAGAATAATAAAACAGCCCGAATCAATCAAGATATTCTGAAACTCCATTTCAATGGGGGTAAAAAGAAGAAACTCCGTGCTGTTGATTTCGTTGGGACGATTGCTAAAATCCCTGGTGTCACAGCAGAGGATATCGGCATTATCACAATCCATGATCAAATGTCGTATGTCGATATTCTGAATGGCAAAGGATCACTCGTACTACAGGCTATGGAGAATACGACAATTAAAGGGAAGAAGTTGAAAGTGAGTAAAGCGATTAAATAA